The Sandaracinus amylolyticus genomic interval GAACATCCTCCCCGACGCTCGCGCACATTGCGCAACACGCGGTTCCACCGTCGAGCGAGGATAAGCGGGTCGTTGAACGCGAATCAACGGCGGCCGGAGTGTCAGAGCCGGCCGTCGTGCGCGTCGACACCCGGACGAGCGTTCACGGACAGCGGATCGGACGCGCGTCGAATCCGGGCTCGCGACCTTCGGTCGCGTGCCCGAGAGGCACCCACGGTGTCGTTCCGATGACTGTTGCTCGCCCGATGCCCAGCGAGCGCACGGTCGTCGACTCGAGCTCGAGCGGTGCGCCGGCGACGCGTGCATCGCGAGAGATCGGATGGAGCGCGACGGACGACGAGTACGTCGTCGAGAGCCTCTGCGCGACGATCGCGAGCCAGCCTCCGGCACGCGGCACGATGTCGTGCGTGGCGAACGCGTCGACGGTGCCGATCGTCACCTCGTCGCCCGCCGGCCACGGACTGCTCGCAGTCGGCACGATCGAATGGACCTCCAGCGACGACGTGCCGGATCCCGTCGTTGCCCGCTGCAGCCACGCGATCGCGAGTCGATCGCCTTCGTCGGCCACCACCGGACGATCGTCGTGCAGCGCGTTGTCGGTGATGCGATGCGCCGTTCCTTCAGCGCCGAGCGAGGTGACGGGCTGTACGTAGATCTCGTAGTCCTCGGCCTCCGAAGCGCGGCCCGAGTAGACGACGTACGTCCGGTCGATCGACGTCGCGGGGACCACGACCTCGTAGTCGAGCGTGCTGAGAGCGATTGCTGTCCGCTCGCTGAAGGCGTCGGTCGCGATGTTCGTGCCCGAACGCATGCGGACGCCGCTCCCCGATGCGGCGTCGTGAAAGACCATCGTCGTGTACGTGTGCTCGACTTGCAGGCCGTGCGTCGGGGTCGCGAGGGTGGCGATCCGTCGGGGCCCGGCGGTCACGGCCAACGATGGAAGCTCGGCCGAGAGCAGGTAGACCTCGGTGCCGCGCGAGTACGCGACGTACAAGACCGCGCCGCGGACGTCGGTGTCGAGCTGATCAGTGTCGAGCGTGGACGCGAGGTCGACCGTCACGCCCGCAGGCGCGCCGGCAGCATCCAGAAGGCGCGCGTGCACGCCCGCATGGTCGGCCCACACCGCGACCAGCCCATCCGCTCGGGGCTCGACGTGGAAGTGGTTGCCCGCGAGCGCGATCCAGTCCACCGGCTCGCCGAACGCCAGCACACCTTCGTCGACCACGCCGTCGCAGTCGTCGTCGTCTCCGTCGCACGCCTCCGCCGGAGGCGTGCACGTCGCGCTCGCTGGCAGCGCGCAATCGGCTCCGCACGCGGCGACGCCCGTCGAGCCGCAGCTCGTCTCGCACTCGGTCGCGGCGCCGCGCACGCACGCGAACGTGTCGTCCGCGCCGCTCGCGCAGTCGTTGTCGCGGCCATCGCAGATCTCGATCGCGCCCGGGTGGCACTCGGCGCACGCGTCGTCGCAGTCGTCGCCGATCGGCACGCCCTCGCATCGCAGCGCGATGCTGCCCGCGCGTCCGCGTCCATCGCCGTCGCCGTCCTCGAAGAGCTCACGCATCGGGCGGCCATCCGGGCACGCCTCGGGCGCCGCTCCGTCCCACCCGGGCGGGAAGATCATCCCGCCATCGCTCAGCACGCACGTGCCCACGTCGGTCGCCGTCGTGCCCATCGGGCACACGCAGCGCCCTTGGTCCTCGCTCCACACGAAATCGCCGCACGCGTAGTCCGGCTCGCACGCGACCAGCACCATCGCCACGCACAGCCCCGACCCGATCACGACCTTCGACATCGAGCCCTCCCGCCGCGAGCCTACTCGCCACGTGCCGCCATCGCTCTCGCTCGCGCCGCGTTGCTCGACGGAACGACGAAGCCCGCCCGGGTGACCCGGGCGGGCTCCATCGCGCGCTCACGCGATCGTCAGTTCGTGATCTCGATGCCCTGCGCCGCGAACTGCGCGACGAGACGCCACGCGTTGCACGCGGGCAGGCCCGTCGTGCTGTCGCCGCCGCGATCGCACACGTCCTCTTCGCAGCTCGCGTTCGCGGTGCAGCCGCTCGCGTCGCAGAGCGAGTCCGGCTGCGTCATCCACGCGCTCTGCGGGTTCACCTCGCAGTAGTCCGCCTGGGTCAGCAGGCCCGCGATCGCCGCGCAGACCGTCGTCATCACGGGGCCGCTCACGACCATGCCCTCGCGCGCCGACGCGACCTCGATGAAGCCGTCGAGGATCGCGCCGGTCTGGAAGCGACCGCGGCCCTGCTGCCAGCCGACGCAGCTGCGCTCGCTGTTGAGCTCGCCCTCGATCACCTGGATGTTCCGCAGCTCGAGCTCGAGCTGCACGTCGGTCTCGGCCTCGTTGAGCACCGGCACCACGACCGAGCCGGTGTGGCGCTCCGTGACGACGCGCTCGCCCGTGATCGTGCCCGGGATCTCCGCGGGGCCGTAGCGCTCCACGTCGTCGACGCCGAGCGGGTCGCTGCCGTCGCCCGTCGGGAACGCGTACGTGCCGTCGTCGGCCTTCACGCCGAAGCCCGTGCGCACCGTGACCTCACCGTCTCCGTCCGCGCCCTCGACGCGGATCAGCCACGCGAACGTGCCCTTCTCGAGCGCGCCGTTGAGCACGCCGAGCAGCACCGGCCCGGTCAGCTGCGAGCCCTCGGGCGCGCTGATCTCGAGGTAGCGCAGCCGCAGCTCGGGCGCGTCCTGCGCGTCCGACTGCGAGTCGACGTAGCAGCACGGGCCCATGCCCGGCGTGCCGCCGTCGGGCGCCGTGCACGTGACGTCCGTCGGAGGATCCTCGGTGGGCAGCATCGGCGGTGTCATGGGCGTGCAGCCCGCGTCCGCCTGACCACCGCCGTCCATCCCCCCCGACGTCCCGTCGTCGTCTCCGCAGCCCACGCTCAGCGCTCCGGCGAGCGCGATCATCGCCAAGCCAATCCGCCCCTTCGACATCCCCAATCTCCTCGTGGTCGCGCGCACGCGCGAGGCGCCATCCTAACCACAAAGCGGGGCGGTCTGCGCGGTTCGTGGCGCGCGCAACGTTTTTTGTCGGCGCGCGCTACGGAATCCGTAGCGCTACGGATTCCGTAGCACTGCGTTCGATCAGAGCGTGCCGATCTCGGCCGGCGTCGCGAAGTGCGCGAGCCGCGCGAACGCCGCGTAGCGCGTCGCGATCTCCGCGGGCGTCACGCGCACGAGGCGCTCGACCGAGATCCCCTCGACGAGGAACGACGCCATCACCGAGCCGTGGATCACCGCGCGGCGCAGCGTCGCGCCGTCGACGCGATCCTCCTTCGCCAGGAAGCCGAGCAGGCCGCCCGCGAACGAGTCTCCCGCGCCCGTCGGGTCGAGCACTTCTTCGCACGGGTACGCCGGCGCGCTGAAGACGCTGTCGCCCTCGAAGAGCAGCGCGCCGTACTCGCCGCGCTTGATGACGACGATGCGCGGTCCCATCGCGAGCAGCGCGCGCGCCGCCTTGAGGATGTTGTGCACGCCCGCGAGCTGGCGCGCTTCCTCCTCGTTGATCACGAGCAGGTCGACGCGCTTCAGCATCTTGGCGAGCTCGAGCGGCTTGCCCGAGATCCAGAAGTTCATCGTGTCCGCGATCACCAGCTTCGGCGCGTCGATCTGATCGAGCACCGCGACCTGCAGCTCGGGATCGATGTTGCCGAGCATCACGTACGGCGTCTTCCGGTGCTCGGCCGGGATCTTCGGCTGGAACGACGCGAACACGCCGAGCTCGGTCTTCAGCGACTCGCGGCTCGTGAGGTCGTCCGAGTAGCGGCCCTCCCAGAAGAACGTCTTGCCCTCGACGACCTCGAGGCCGCGCACGTCGACGCCCTTGTCGCGGAGCAGCTGCACGCCCGAGTCGGGGAAGTCGCGTCCGACGACGCCGACCAGCTTCACCGGCGTGAAGTACGACGCCGCGAGCGCCGCGAACGTCGCCGAGCCGCCGAGCACGCGCTCGTGCGTGCCGAGGTGGTTGTGGATGGTGTCCTGCGCGACCGAGCCGACCACGAGCATCGACGACATGGGCTCACTCCTCATGAGAACGAACGGGGCACACACGAGTCCGCGCCGCGGCGATCCTCCTGCTGCGAGGACGCGCGCGGCGCGCACGAAGAACACGGGAAGCCGATCGGGCCTACGAAAGATGACGGCCGATGAGGGCCGCGAGCTTCTCCTTGGCCGCTGCCGAGATGTGCGAGGGCGGGGTGATCAGCGCGTGCCGCATCGCGTTCGTCGCGGGGCTCTGCGCGGGATCCGGGATCTTCGACGCGACCGCGCGCAGCATCGCCTGCGCGGTCCCGACGTTCTTCTTGAGCACGGCGAGCACTGCATCGACGCTCACCGCGGCCTCCTCGCGACGCCAGCAGTCGTAGTCCGTCACGAGCGCGACGGTCGCGTAGGGAAGCTCGGCCTCGCGCGCGAGGCGCGCCTCGGGGAGGTTCGTCATCCCGATGACGGTCGTGCCCCAGCTCCGATAGAGATCGCTCTCGGCGCGCGTCGAGAACTGCGGGCCCTCGATGCACACGTAGGTGCCGCCGCGGCGCGCGCGGACGCCGACCTCGAGCGCGGCGCGATAGAGCGCGTCCTGCAGCGCTGCGTCGATCGGATCCGCGAACTCGACGTGCGCGACCACTCCGTCGTCGTCGAAGTACGTGGTCGGGCGGCTGCGCGTGCGATCGATGAACTGATCGACGAGCACCACGTCGCCGGGGTGGATGTCTTCCTGCATCGAGCCGACGGCGCTGATGCTGATCACCTGCTCGGCGCCGAGCTGCTTCAGCGCGAGGAGGTTCGCGCGGTAGTTGATGCGGTGCGGCGGGATGCGGTGACCGCGCCCGTGGCGCGGCAGGAACAGCAAGCGCGTCTCGCCCAACGTTCCCGCGATCACGACGTCGGACGGATCGCCGAACGTCGTGCTGACACGGTGCTCGCCGCGATCGACGAGCCCATCCATCTCGTAGAGGCCGCTGCCTCCGATCACGCCGACGATTCGGGTCGTCATCGCGTTCTCCCGGCGAAAATCGCGCGACCCTAGCACCCGCCCGCGCCGGGCGCGAGGTGCTCCAGCGCGAGGCCCCAGCGCACGCCGCCGTTCGAGATCTCGATCGACGAGACCTCTGCGCGGATCGCGATCCGATCGAGCAGCAGCGCGCCCGCCGCCACGACGTCCTCGCGCCCCGGAGGCACCCCCGGCGTCGCGCGTCGCTCGTCGATCCGCATGGCCGCGAGGCGCATCGCCACGTCGTGCAGCGCGTCGCGCGAGAGGCTCGTGCCGTGCACCGCGCCCGCGTCGAACGGCTCGATCCCGCGCGCCACCGCGGCGACCGTGCACGCCGTCCCGGCGAGCGCGATCAGCGAGCCCGAGAAGCGCGCGTCGCCCGCGTCGATCGCGCGATCGACGTCGGCGAGCAGCGCGTCGATCTGGGCGCGCGACGGCGGATCGGCGCGGAGGTGTCGCTCGAACAGGCGCACGCTGCCGACGTCGAGGCTCACGGAGCGCGCGAGCCGGCCGCCGCGCCCCGATGCGATCTCGGTGCTCCCACCGCCGACGTCGACGATCGTGCTCTCGCCTTCCGGCACGCGCGGAAGGGCGCCGCAGAACGTGAGCTGCGCCTCGCGCGCGCCGTCGATCACCTCGATCGTCACGCCGAGCTCGCGCTGCGCGCGCGCGATCAGCACGTCGCGGTTCGTCGCGTCGCGCATCGCGCTCGTGCCCACCGCGACGATCGTGCGCACGCCGTGGATCGCACGCGCGCGCTCCACGACCTCGCGCATCGCGCCCATCGCGCGATCCATCGCGTCGTCGGCGAGACGTCCCTGCGCGTCGACGCCGCGCCCGAGCCGCGTGATGTGACCGAGATCGTCGAGCACGCGGAGCGACCCCGCGCGCTCGACGATCAGCCCGAGCAGCGTGTTCGTCCCGACGTCGATCGCGCAGACGCGATCGCTCAGGTGCCGCCTCCGCCGCCGCCGGTCTCGCCGGTGAGCGCCGAGAGATCGGGCAGCTCGTCGATGTTCGGCACGAGCTGGATCTCGATGCGGCGGTTGTGCGCGCGGCCCTCGTCG includes:
- the mtnP gene encoding S-methyl-5'-thioadenosine phosphorylase, whose translation is MTTRIVGVIGGSGLYEMDGLVDRGEHRVSTTFGDPSDVVIAGTLGETRLLFLPRHGRGHRIPPHRINYRANLLALKQLGAEQVISISAVGSMQEDIHPGDVVLVDQFIDRTRSRPTTYFDDDGVVAHVEFADPIDAALQDALYRAALEVGVRARRGGTYVCIEGPQFSTRAESDLYRSWGTTVIGMTNLPEARLAREAELPYATVALVTDYDCWRREEAAVSVDAVLAVLKKNVGTAQAMLRAVASKIPDPAQSPATNAMRHALITPPSHISAAAKEKLAALIGRHLS
- a CDS encoding PfkB family carbohydrate kinase — protein: MSSMLVVGSVAQDTIHNHLGTHERVLGGSATFAALAASYFTPVKLVGVVGRDFPDSGVQLLRDKGVDVRGLEVVEGKTFFWEGRYSDDLTSRESLKTELGVFASFQPKIPAEHRKTPYVMLGNIDPELQVAVLDQIDAPKLVIADTMNFWISGKPLELAKMLKRVDLLVINEEEARQLAGVHNILKAARALLAMGPRIVVIKRGEYGALLFEGDSVFSAPAYPCEEVLDPTGAGDSFAGGLLGFLAKEDRVDGATLRRAVIHGSVMASFLVEGISVERLVRVTPAEIATRYAAFARLAHFATPAEIGTL
- a CDS encoding putative metal-binding motif-containing protein, coding for MSKVVIGSGLCVAMVLVACEPDYACGDFVWSEDQGRCVCPMGTTATDVGTCVLSDGGMIFPPGWDGAAPEACPDGRPMRELFEDGDGDGRGRAGSIALRCEGVPIGDDCDDACAECHPGAIEICDGRDNDCASGADDTFACVRGAATECETSCGSTGVAACGADCALPASATCTPPAEACDGDDDDCDGVVDEGVLAFGEPVDWIALAGNHFHVEPRADGLVAVWADHAGVHARLLDAAGAPAGVTVDLASTLDTDQLDTDVRGAVLYVAYSRGTEVYLLSAELPSLAVTAGPRRIATLATPTHGLQVEHTYTTMVFHDAASGSGVRMRSGTNIATDAFSERTAIALSTLDYEVVVPATSIDRTYVVYSGRASEAEDYEIYVQPVTSLGAEGTAHRITDNALHDDRPVVADEGDRLAIAWLQRATTGSGTSSLEVHSIVPTASSPWPAGDEVTIGTVDAFATHDIVPRAGGWLAIVAQRLSTTYSSSVALHPISRDARVAGAPLELESTTVRSLGIGRATVIGTTPWVPLGHATEGREPGFDARPIRCP